The following are encoded in a window of Saccharothrix longispora genomic DNA:
- a CDS encoding RICIN domain-containing protein, whose amino-acid sequence MAGRLMRIAWVGVLVASALMGGAGAGSAEVVPGQVVFENAGSDERCLDVASYATGTSATLYGCYGGVSQTWVREENGSISNLGSGRTMCLDVSSYADYTPVVLYPCYNTASQQWTVTTGNKVRNVGGGGGICLDVQFYTDYTPALIFPCQVTQSQVWPPW is encoded by the coding sequence GTGGCCGGACGATTAATGCGGATCGCGTGGGTGGGGGTGCTCGTCGCTTCCGCGCTCATGGGCGGCGCCGGGGCCGGGAGCGCGGAGGTGGTCCCGGGCCAGGTGGTGTTCGAGAACGCCGGGTCCGACGAGCGCTGCCTCGACGTCGCCTCGTACGCCACCGGCACTTCCGCGACGCTGTACGGCTGCTACGGCGGCGTCAGCCAGACCTGGGTGCGCGAGGAGAACGGGAGCATCAGCAACCTCGGGTCGGGGCGCACCATGTGCCTGGACGTGAGTTCCTACGCCGACTACACCCCGGTGGTGCTGTACCCGTGCTACAACACGGCCAGTCAGCAGTGGACCGTGACCACGGGCAACAAGGTCCGCAACGTCGGCGGCGGTGGCGGCATCTGCCTGGACGTCCAGTTCTACACCGACTACACGCCCGCGCTGATCTTCCCGTGCCAGGTCACGCAGAGCCAGGTGTGGCCCCCGTGGTGA
- a CDS encoding cytochrome P450, with protein MAVSPQGSSLVTARGGVPVVGHLPRLVRDPLGFVQSLRPQGDVVRVRLGTKSVYVVNHPDLIQQLFMTDARHFDKGRFFEKLRAMTGNGIGNSKGDFHLRQRRLMQPAFHRQRISGYVDLMREQMEALTSQWEDGRSVSVNGQMLDTAYTVVTKAMFASDVAVGAVDVVRETMPVLMAGVAVRTLSPTDLVERLPLRSNRDFDRANRRLHDMIDQVIAHYRTHGRAGDDLLSTLMAARDERTNEAMTDQQVHDELMTIMIAGTETIASVLAWMVYEVARRPEVQQRVHAELDGSIGGRPVTASDLNGLVYCRQVATEALRRHNPAWLLTRRCTTSTTLGGHGFPAGTEFLISPTTMHRDPGLYPRPYAFDPDRWAADRVGSISRNAYMPFGAGVHKCIGEAFVQTELMVALATIMGGWRLRPASPDAVREVVRATTRPSEIVLIPTVRVRGGGS; from the coding sequence ATGGCGGTTTCCCCGCAGGGCTCCTCACTGGTGACGGCGCGTGGCGGTGTGCCGGTCGTCGGACATCTTCCGCGCCTCGTTCGCGACCCGTTGGGGTTCGTCCAGTCGCTTCGCCCGCAGGGCGATGTGGTGCGCGTCCGACTCGGCACCAAGTCGGTGTACGTGGTGAACCACCCTGATCTGATCCAACAGCTCTTCATGACCGACGCCCGCCATTTCGACAAGGGGCGTTTCTTCGAGAAGCTCAGGGCGATGACCGGCAACGGGATCGGCAACTCGAAGGGGGACTTCCACCTCCGTCAGCGTCGACTGATGCAACCGGCCTTCCACCGGCAGCGGATCTCCGGGTACGTCGATCTCATGCGGGAGCAGATGGAAGCGCTGACTTCGCAGTGGGAGGACGGTCGGAGCGTGTCCGTGAACGGCCAGATGCTGGACACGGCGTACACCGTCGTCACCAAGGCGATGTTCGCTTCCGACGTCGCCGTCGGAGCCGTCGACGTGGTGCGGGAGACGATGCCGGTGCTGATGGCCGGTGTGGCTGTCCGGACGCTCTCGCCCACCGACCTGGTGGAGCGCCTGCCACTGAGGTCCAACCGGGATTTCGACCGGGCCAACCGCCGTCTGCACGACATGATCGACCAAGTCATCGCTCACTACCGGACGCACGGACGCGCCGGCGACGACCTGCTGTCCACGTTGATGGCGGCGCGGGACGAGCGGACGAACGAGGCGATGACGGACCAGCAGGTCCACGACGAACTCATGACCATCATGATCGCCGGGACCGAGACGATCGCGTCCGTGCTGGCGTGGATGGTCTACGAGGTGGCCCGCCGCCCCGAGGTGCAGCAGCGGGTCCACGCGGAACTGGACGGTTCGATCGGTGGGCGACCTGTCACCGCGTCGGACCTCAACGGACTGGTGTACTGCCGGCAGGTGGCCACAGAGGCGCTGCGCAGGCACAACCCGGCTTGGCTGTTGACCAGGCGGTGCACGACCTCGACCACGCTGGGCGGTCACGGGTTCCCCGCGGGGACCGAGTTCCTGATCAGCCCCACCACGATGCACCGGGACCCCGGACTGTACCCGCGACCGTACGCGTTCGACCCGGATCGATGGGCCGCTGACCGGGTCGGCAGCATTTCCCGCAATGCCTACATGCCGTTCGGTGCCGGCGTGCACAAGTGCATCGGGGAAGCATTCGTCCAAACCGAACTGATGGTGGCGTTGGCGACGATCATGGGTGGGTGGCGACTTCGTCCGGCCTCGCCCGACGCCGTGCGGGAAGTGGTGCGGGCGACCACCAGGCCCAGTGAAATAGTGCTCATCCCGACAGTTCGGGTGCGGGGCGGTGGGTCTTGA
- a CDS encoding terpene synthase family protein, with protein MRKAIGVTRVEDLRDSAMRSFGIDDSQIPTSRARFTAEAHENVKEWASRFGLISGPDQLRAFDDLAYTALFARGCPHATLEDLTLFSQWFAVLFFLDDQQDIAVFTGRSGSFAALQDELGDILLQGGTGANEDGIGLPAAVADLCRRTRPVVSDRWWNRFTAHAESVFAAQRAENRHRLEGTVPSVGEFITMRREASTVEICFDLIEACERGRFPNAVRYSPAARDYVAALNDFTTWTNDLFGVERDAANADPNNYVLVRQHADGCDRQHAVKTATEDVRRLFGTLAELRRRVEDTAFALGFDEEVRGGVRRVLDGWYAWAVHVPLSYLAENSRLIKMDEVPSGTPPRFTEDVLPDGRVVERTP; from the coding sequence ATGCGGAAGGCGATCGGCGTGACACGTGTGGAAGATTTGCGCGACAGCGCGATGCGCAGCTTCGGGATCGATGATTCGCAGATCCCGACGTCGCGGGCGCGGTTTACCGCGGAGGCGCACGAGAACGTCAAGGAGTGGGCCTCCCGGTTCGGACTCATTTCCGGTCCGGATCAGCTCCGCGCGTTTGACGACCTGGCTTACACGGCTCTTTTCGCGCGCGGTTGCCCGCACGCGACACTGGAAGACCTCACGCTTTTCTCGCAGTGGTTCGCGGTCTTGTTCTTCCTGGACGACCAGCAGGACATCGCTGTGTTCACCGGCCGGAGCGGGTCGTTCGCAGCGCTCCAGGACGAACTGGGCGACATCCTGCTCCAAGGCGGCACAGGAGCGAACGAGGATGGCATCGGACTGCCGGCCGCGGTCGCCGACCTGTGTCGGCGCACACGACCGGTCGTGTCCGACAGGTGGTGGAATCGGTTCACCGCCCACGCCGAGTCGGTCTTCGCCGCCCAGCGCGCGGAGAACAGGCACCGCCTGGAGGGCACCGTTCCGTCGGTCGGTGAGTTCATCACGATGCGTCGCGAGGCCAGTACGGTCGAGATCTGCTTCGACCTCATCGAGGCGTGTGAGCGAGGCCGGTTCCCGAACGCCGTCAGGTACAGCCCGGCCGCCCGCGACTACGTCGCAGCCCTCAACGACTTCACGACATGGACCAACGACCTGTTCGGGGTCGAACGGGATGCCGCCAACGCCGACCCGAACAACTACGTGCTGGTCCGTCAGCACGCGGACGGGTGCGACCGCCAACACGCCGTAAAGACCGCGACGGAGGACGTCCGTCGACTGTTCGGAACACTGGCGGAACTGAGGCGGCGGGTCGAGGACACCGCGTTCGCCCTGGGGTTCGACGAGGAGGTGCGAGGAGGTGTCCGCCGGGTCCTCGACGGGTGGTACGCGTGGGCGGTGCACGTGCCGCTGTCCTACCTCGCGGAGAACAGTCGGCTGATCAAGATGGACGAGGTCCCGAGCGGGACGCCGCCGAGGTTCACCGAGGACGTGTTGCCGGACGGGCGCGTGGTGGAGCGAACCCCGTGA
- a CDS encoding CGNR zinc finger domain-containing protein — protein MYVDTSHNGTRRFCSTACRNRVKTAALLYA, from the coding sequence GTGTACGTCGACACCTCGCACAACGGGACCCGCAGGTTCTGTTCGACCGCGTGCCGGAACCGCGTGAAGACCGCGGCGTTGCTCTACGCGTGA
- a CDS encoding glycosyltransferase, whose amino-acid sequence MTVLWGVSFDATPLSGVVVEFLKTARHLRGGNRYRVHLDLGYDIKADKNAFFRPYRDEAALLPDWVVLDRVAGLEDVPGYDRAFVGRVLTEVVQNDDPALLEQVGRIAADIADRIEETWERLGVTLVVVENGTLPENITYTRALYRAIERYGARHRLGRFVLWRDHDLMWQSEPGAAKYGRFPYPATPAPRNSPHVHYFALHEQARARTLEWVPDLAHIDVLPNTFTCRTAEVDGHNAAFRRDHGIPGNAALLARITRIIPQKRVDRDVHLLAMLADRLDAYLFVAGDVGEAPGEHARLADLASRLGVRERVVFGGWLTPYDTRLEGRYSVRDLLAHADLVTFLTSYDYESYGNPISEAVASGTPYATSRYELYDAVYGDRGFRAPVLDVRVHDLPTRAFADEVAELITDEGKRGEVVDSNREAGEALFGEGVAAGLLDRLYPPPMKPRARMSVVLPVYNEAANLDEVLRTLHDQRDGDGPLDKDLYEVVLVDNNSTDDTVAIARAFAAAHPDLAVHVIHEPEQGVSCARRAGMEFAATRSRNRPGTDVGERFYLVSADADCRVDPHWLAELLAAMETSKAAIAVCDYYYDPDHFTGRPRLWDAIQRTLRCRAVTFSLFGGFPDGKGFAVDRDAYERVGGIEVFYQLQDGKFVNHLSDDWDFGIKVANAGGPVTYAPRSRVEINPRRIDHAIDEVVTGRAYGSDGIIVMRDIRPQPPATAGDDLTEEQARLAWDFSIKDFTPKNTILPVLLTPSLLEDEPVVAFFGPDLAARLGRRIAEIRDEMRVTDFAPIHSYKTPSYRLYLEFADDILARLRLHVGEDIGFPPPLPPCFRDVPPERFTEFVRYYCEDRESGEAHNYFGNGGVF is encoded by the coding sequence ATGACGGTGCTCTGGGGTGTTTCGTTCGACGCGACCCCGCTGTCCGGCGTCGTCGTCGAGTTCCTGAAGACCGCCCGCCACCTGAGGGGCGGCAACCGCTACCGCGTCCACCTCGACCTCGGCTATGACATCAAGGCCGACAAGAACGCGTTCTTCCGCCCCTACCGCGACGAGGCCGCGCTCCTCCCGGACTGGGTCGTCCTGGACCGGGTAGCCGGTCTGGAGGACGTGCCCGGTTACGACCGCGCGTTCGTCGGGCGGGTGCTGACCGAGGTGGTGCAGAACGACGACCCTGCGCTGTTGGAGCAGGTCGGACGGATCGCCGCTGACATCGCCGACCGCATCGAGGAGACCTGGGAACGCCTCGGCGTGACCCTCGTCGTCGTGGAGAACGGCACGCTGCCGGAGAACATCACCTACACCAGGGCGCTCTACCGGGCGATCGAGCGCTACGGCGCGCGCCACCGGCTCGGCCGGTTCGTCCTGTGGCGCGACCACGACCTGATGTGGCAGAGCGAACCCGGCGCGGCCAAGTACGGGCGGTTCCCGTACCCGGCGACGCCCGCGCCCCGGAACTCGCCGCACGTCCACTACTTCGCGCTGCACGAGCAGGCCAGGGCCCGCACCCTGGAGTGGGTGCCGGACCTGGCGCACATCGACGTCCTGCCCAACACGTTCACCTGCCGCACCGCCGAGGTGGACGGGCACAACGCCGCGTTCCGGCGCGACCACGGCATCCCCGGGAACGCCGCGCTGCTGGCCCGGATCACCCGGATCATCCCGCAGAAGCGCGTCGACCGGGACGTCCACCTGCTGGCGATGCTGGCCGACCGGCTCGACGCCTACCTGTTCGTCGCGGGCGACGTGGGCGAGGCGCCGGGGGAGCACGCCCGGTTGGCGGACCTCGCCTCCCGGCTGGGGGTGCGCGAGCGCGTCGTGTTCGGCGGGTGGCTGACGCCGTACGACACGCGGCTGGAGGGGCGCTACTCGGTCCGCGACCTGCTCGCGCACGCCGACCTGGTGACCTTCCTGACCTCCTACGACTACGAGAGCTACGGAAACCCGATCAGCGAGGCCGTCGCCTCCGGCACGCCCTACGCCACCAGCCGGTACGAGCTGTACGACGCCGTGTACGGCGACCGCGGTTTCCGGGCGCCGGTGCTGGACGTCCGCGTCCACGACCTGCCGACGCGCGCGTTCGCCGACGAGGTGGCGGAGCTGATCACGGACGAGGGGAAGCGAGGGGAAGTGGTCGACTCCAACCGGGAAGCGGGCGAGGCGCTGTTCGGCGAGGGGGTCGCGGCCGGCCTGCTGGACCGCCTCTACCCACCGCCGATGAAGCCCCGCGCGCGGATGAGCGTCGTGCTGCCGGTCTACAACGAGGCCGCCAACCTCGACGAGGTGCTGCGCACGCTGCACGACCAGCGCGACGGCGACGGCCCGCTGGACAAGGACCTCTACGAGGTGGTGCTGGTCGACAACAACTCGACCGACGACACCGTCGCCATCGCACGCGCGTTCGCCGCCGCGCACCCCGACCTGGCCGTGCACGTGATACACGAGCCCGAGCAGGGCGTGTCGTGCGCACGCCGCGCCGGCATGGAGTTCGCGGCCACGCGCAGCCGCAACCGGCCCGGGACCGACGTCGGGGAGCGCTTCTACCTGGTCTCCGCCGACGCCGACTGCCGCGTGGACCCGCACTGGCTGGCCGAGCTGCTGGCGGCGATGGAGACCTCCAAGGCCGCCATCGCCGTGTGCGACTACTACTACGACCCCGACCACTTCACCGGCCGACCGCGGCTGTGGGACGCGATCCAGCGGACCCTGCGGTGCCGCGCCGTGACGTTCTCCCTGTTCGGGGGCTTCCCGGACGGCAAGGGGTTCGCCGTGGACCGCGACGCCTACGAGCGGGTCGGCGGCATCGAGGTCTTCTACCAGCTCCAGGACGGGAAGTTCGTCAACCACCTGTCCGACGACTGGGACTTCGGGATCAAGGTGGCGAACGCGGGCGGCCCCGTCACCTACGCGCCCCGCTCCCGGGTGGAGATCAACCCGCGGCGCATCGACCACGCGATCGACGAGGTCGTCACCGGCCGCGCGTACGGGTCGGACGGCATCATCGTCATGCGCGACATCCGCCCGCAGCCGCCCGCCACCGCCGGCGACGACCTGACCGAGGAGCAGGCTCGGCTCGCGTGGGACTTCTCGATCAAGGACTTCACGCCCAAGAACACGATCCTGCCGGTGCTGCTCACGCCGTCGCTGCTGGAGGACGAGCCGGTCGTCGCGTTCTTCGGACCCGACCTCGCCGCGCGCCTCGGCCGGCGCATCGCCGAGATCCGCGACGAGATGCGCGTGACCGACTTCGCGCCGATCCACTCCTACAAGACGCCGTCGTACCGCCTCTACCTGGAGTTCGCGGACGACATCCTCGCCCGGCTGCGGCTGCACGTCGGCGAGGACATCGGGTTCCCGCCGCCGCTGCCGCCGTGCTTCCGGGACGTGCCACCCGAGCGGTTCACCGAGTTCGTCCGCTACTACTGCGAGGACCGGGAATCGGGCGAGGCGCACAACTACTTCGGCAACGGAGGGGTGTTCTGA
- a CDS encoding radical SAM protein: MTLTYEQAVDSLHVLDSAWPRPAVLDALGAPANRHLLDYVKEDPFGAHVFPGNVPGHAPEAFLADLDAQLPTSGPIHLWSYIPTCAYRCRFCQYPVVVVKGGPEVTRERAAHWVDLNIAEARLWLAAVPNLARAEVGEFNVFGGTPSMLPEPEIRRLLDFYRENFGFTTGTTVRFEGDPSTFTQPKLELLRELGCTKLSSGVQSFDDHVLRESGREHTADMCVDFVRNALAAGFEWVSIDLMYGLLDQTLDSVRRDLDVVLENEVPAVVCTKLHLASYADSRTGVTGEKPAAWQLPEYRDRLVRKGHRWPTLGEQYQMREVLTDGLRAHGYTEHPTMYFARDGLGPEKWKSIMVDQDRQEPEVAIGLGGSSSCRASEAITDVNSKRYAETVAAGRIPLGSATRFTPEGQESRAVKMALSTLQPLDDAVHGRRFPGRSLFAEPWLGRFRSLEARGLVRLDQAARTVALTRDGEVLVEAIINTEW, encoded by the coding sequence ATGACGCTGACCTACGAGCAGGCCGTCGACTCCCTGCACGTGCTCGACTCCGCGTGGCCGCGCCCGGCGGTGCTCGACGCCCTGGGCGCCCCGGCGAACCGGCACCTGCTGGACTACGTCAAGGAGGACCCGTTCGGGGCGCACGTGTTCCCCGGCAACGTGCCCGGCCACGCGCCCGAGGCGTTCCTCGCCGACCTCGACGCGCAGCTGCCGACCAGCGGCCCGATCCACCTGTGGTCCTACATCCCCACCTGCGCCTACCGGTGCCGCTTCTGCCAGTACCCGGTGGTCGTGGTCAAGGGCGGCCCGGAGGTCACCCGCGAGCGGGCGGCGCACTGGGTGGACCTCAACATCGCCGAGGCCCGGTTGTGGCTGGCCGCCGTACCGAACCTGGCGCGCGCCGAGGTCGGCGAGTTCAACGTCTTCGGCGGCACGCCGTCGATGCTCCCCGAACCGGAGATCCGCCGCCTGCTGGACTTCTACCGCGAGAACTTCGGCTTCACGACGGGCACCACGGTCCGCTTCGAAGGCGACCCGAGCACGTTCACGCAACCGAAGCTGGAGCTGCTGCGCGAACTGGGCTGCACCAAGCTGTCGAGCGGCGTGCAGTCGTTCGACGACCACGTGCTGCGCGAGAGCGGTCGCGAGCACACGGCGGACATGTGCGTGGACTTCGTGCGCAACGCCCTGGCGGCCGGGTTCGAGTGGGTCAGCATCGATCTGATGTACGGCCTGCTGGACCAGACCCTCGACAGCGTCCGCCGCGACCTCGACGTCGTGCTGGAGAACGAGGTGCCGGCGGTCGTGTGCACCAAGCTGCACCTGGCGTCCTACGCGGACTCGCGCACCGGGGTGACGGGGGAGAAGCCCGCCGCGTGGCAGCTCCCGGAGTACCGCGACCGCCTGGTCCGCAAGGGGCACCGCTGGCCGACGCTGGGCGAGCAGTACCAGATGCGGGAGGTGCTGACCGACGGCCTGCGCGCCCACGGGTACACAGAGCACCCGACGATGTACTTCGCGCGCGACGGCCTCGGTCCGGAGAAGTGGAAGTCCATCATGGTCGACCAGGACCGGCAGGAGCCCGAGGTGGCGATCGGGCTGGGCGGCAGTTCCAGCTGCCGCGCCTCGGAGGCCATCACGGACGTGAACTCGAAGCGGTACGCCGAGACCGTCGCCGCGGGCCGCATCCCGCTGGGCTCCGCGACCCGCTTCACGCCGGAGGGGCAGGAGTCGCGCGCGGTGAAGATGGCCCTGTCCACCCTCCAGCCGCTCGACGACGCCGTGCACGGACGCCGCTTCCCCGGCCGCTCGCTGTTCGCCGAACCGTGGCTGGGCCGCTTCCGCTCGCTGGAAGCGCGCGGCCTGGTCCGGCTGGACCAGGCCGCGCGCACCGTCGCGCTCACCCGGGACGGGGAAGTGCTGGTCGAGGCGATCATCAACACCGAGTGGTAA
- a CDS encoding SDR family NAD(P)-dependent oxidoreductase, with protein MHLDLSGKTALVTGSTQGIGEAIATGLARAGARVAVNGRKPDAVEEAVARIRSAAPDADLVAAPADVSTAEGAEALASTLPEVDVLVNNVGIFGAQPVLEISDDEWRRYFEVNVLAAVRLTRTFLPGMRDRGWGRVQYIASDSAVVIPAEMVHYGMSKTALLAVSRGFAKEAKASGVTVNCVLAGPTHTGGVEDFVYQLVDRSLPWDEAQREFMRLHRPQSLLGRLIEPEEIANLCTYLASPLASATTGAAVRVDGGYVDSIVP; from the coding sequence ATGCACCTCGATCTGAGCGGGAAGACGGCGCTGGTCACGGGTTCGACGCAGGGCATCGGTGAGGCCATCGCGACGGGCCTCGCCCGCGCGGGCGCGCGGGTGGCGGTCAACGGCCGCAAGCCGGACGCCGTGGAGGAGGCCGTGGCGCGCATCCGGTCCGCCGCCCCCGACGCCGACCTGGTCGCCGCCCCGGCGGACGTGTCCACGGCCGAGGGGGCCGAGGCGCTGGCGTCGACGCTCCCCGAGGTGGACGTGCTGGTGAACAACGTGGGCATCTTCGGCGCGCAGCCCGTCCTGGAGATCAGCGACGACGAGTGGCGGCGCTACTTCGAGGTCAACGTGCTGGCCGCCGTCCGCCTGACCCGCACGTTCCTGCCCGGCATGCGCGACCGGGGCTGGGGGCGCGTCCAGTACATCGCCAGCGACTCGGCCGTCGTCATCCCGGCGGAGATGGTCCACTACGGCATGTCGAAGACCGCGCTGCTGGCGGTCTCACGGGGGTTCGCCAAGGAGGCGAAGGCGAGCGGCGTCACGGTGAACTGCGTGCTGGCGGGCCCCACCCACACCGGCGGCGTGGAGGACTTCGTCTACCAGTTGGTCGACAGGTCGTTGCCGTGGGACGAGGCGCAGCGCGAGTTCATGCGCCTGCACCGCCCGCAGTCCCTCCTGGGGCGGCTGATCGAACCGGAGGAGATCGCGAACCTCTGCACCTACCTGGCGTCCCCCTTGGCGTCGGCGACCACGGGCGCGGCGGTGCGGGTGGACGGCGGTTACGTGGACTCGATCGTGCCTTAG
- a CDS encoding toll/interleukin-1 receptor domain-containing protein, whose product MAAERRPGHVFLSYVREDSERVDRLQRALEAEDVPVWRDIGSLWPGQDWKLEIADAIGHGSFAFLACFSEHSAARGRSYQNEELVLAVEQMRLRRPGQPWLIPVRFAPVALPAFPLGAGRLLSDLHGVDLFGGDDEVRVGRLVGAVKSILLAQAATAND is encoded by the coding sequence ATGGCGGCGGAACGGCGTCCCGGGCACGTCTTCCTGTCCTACGTCCGGGAGGACTCGGAGCGGGTGGACCGCCTCCAGCGCGCGCTGGAGGCGGAGGACGTGCCGGTCTGGCGCGACATCGGCAGCCTGTGGCCGGGGCAGGACTGGAAGCTGGAGATCGCCGACGCGATCGGGCACGGCAGCTTCGCCTTCCTCGCGTGTTTCTCCGAGCACAGCGCTGCGCGGGGCAGGTCGTACCAGAACGAGGAGTTGGTGCTCGCGGTCGAGCAGATGCGGCTCCGGCGTCCCGGGCAGCCGTGGCTCATCCCGGTGCGGTTCGCGCCCGTCGCCCTCCCCGCCTTCCCGCTCGGAGCGGGCCGGCTGCTCAGCGACCTGCACGGGGTCGACCTGTTCGGCGGTGACGACGAGGTCCGGGTCGGTCGCTTGGTGGGCGCGGTCAAGTCGATCCTGCTGGCACAGGCGGCTACGGCGAACGACTGA
- a CDS encoding toll/interleukin-1 receptor domain-containing protein: MESIEVRRPPGHAFISYVREDTARADRLQRALEAAGVNVWRDTRDLWPGQDWKIEIRRAISADSLVFLACFSEVSEKRQISYQHEELNQAVEQMRMRRPGHPWIIPVRFAECTLPPFDLGAGKSLESLQRIDLFEENWDEGIAQLVRVVVYALESERPSRLLTRRRLLSTTAGAALVYLSSTAAGRSDQLDVPLRNANASHVVELGNLRQWTTDHWGLRGVAAIDFSPDGRLVATGGNETIEGTTRLWSVADRQRVQILTGGAAPVAFSPDGQYLATGTSNSQVRFWDVSSFRSSDALPTDNLMWFAFAPDTDRVVGGSGSGRLETWDVTAPESVGVTTAPHIVDAVVFDADRHVISCGLRTDVSGTRGVVVWDATSAKVLHEFAESSRPTMLSPDGTVLVATRQESVDPEKHVVEVWDVRTEKRVASMLESDYSHSELVVAFRPDGRLFAVGSGRTLQLHNVHVGSGSTTVDEASPAVEIGHGSSRITSIAFNRDGTVLAVGDHEGVLYLWDMRPLSRD, from the coding sequence GTGGAATCGATCGAGGTGAGGCGTCCACCCGGACACGCGTTCATCTCCTACGTCCGGGAGGACACCGCACGCGCCGATCGCCTCCAGCGCGCACTCGAAGCCGCCGGTGTGAACGTGTGGCGGGACACCCGCGACCTGTGGCCCGGTCAGGACTGGAAGATCGAGATCCGCCGGGCCATCAGCGCCGACAGCCTGGTATTCCTCGCGTGCTTCTCCGAGGTCAGCGAGAAGCGGCAGATCTCCTACCAGCACGAGGAGCTGAACCAGGCCGTCGAGCAGATGCGCATGCGCCGACCGGGGCACCCCTGGATAATCCCGGTCAGGTTCGCCGAGTGCACCCTGCCCCCTTTCGACCTCGGTGCCGGCAAGAGCCTGGAATCGCTCCAGCGGATCGACCTCTTCGAGGAGAACTGGGACGAGGGGATCGCCCAACTCGTGCGCGTGGTGGTCTACGCCCTGGAATCGGAACGGCCGTCGCGCCTGCTGACGCGTCGACGACTGCTCTCCACCACGGCCGGAGCGGCACTCGTCTACCTGAGTTCCACCGCGGCCGGGCGGTCGGATCAACTCGACGTGCCGCTGCGGAACGCGAACGCGTCGCACGTGGTGGAGTTGGGCAACCTCAGGCAGTGGACGACCGATCACTGGGGCCTGCGGGGCGTCGCCGCGATCGACTTCAGCCCGGACGGCAGGCTCGTCGCCACCGGCGGGAACGAGACCATCGAGGGCACCACCAGGCTGTGGAGCGTCGCCGACCGGCAGCGGGTGCAGATCCTCACCGGTGGGGCGGCGCCGGTGGCGTTCAGCCCGGACGGCCAGTACCTGGCGACCGGGACCTCGAACTCTCAGGTCCGCTTCTGGGACGTGTCCTCGTTCCGCAGCAGCGACGCCCTCCCGACGGACAACCTGATGTGGTTCGCGTTCGCCCCCGACACCGACCGCGTCGTGGGCGGCAGCGGCAGCGGCAGGCTGGAGACGTGGGACGTGACCGCGCCCGAGTCCGTCGGGGTCACCACCGCACCGCACATCGTCGACGCCGTGGTGTTCGACGCCGACCGGCACGTGATCAGCTGCGGGTTGCGGACCGACGTGAGCGGAACGCGCGGGGTCGTCGTGTGGGACGCGACGTCGGCGAAGGTGCTGCACGAGTTCGCCGAGTCGTCCCGTCCGACGATGCTCAGCCCCGACGGCACCGTGCTCGTCGCGACCAGGCAGGAATCGGTCGACCCGGAGAAGCACGTCGTGGAGGTGTGGGACGTGCGCACCGAGAAGCGGGTGGCCTCGATGCTCGAATCCGACTACTCCCACTCCGAACTCGTCGTCGCCTTCCGGCCCGACGGCAGGCTGTTCGCCGTGGGTTCCGGCCGGACGCTCCAACTGCACAACGTGCACGTGGGCTCGGGGAGCACGACGGTCGACGAAGCGTCACCCGCCGTGGAGATAGGCCACGGCTCGTCCAGGATCACGAGCATCGCGTTCAACCGTGACGGGACCGTACTGGCCGTCGGGGACCACGAGGGCGTGCTGTACCTCTGGGACATGAGGCCGCTCTCCCGCGACTGA